The Toxorhynchites rutilus septentrionalis strain SRP chromosome 1, ASM2978413v1, whole genome shotgun sequence genome contains the following window.
TTCATTGCAGCCTCAAAACACAAATCTTATTTATGTTATGGATTAAGGGATGTTCAAGTGCGTCCGCGGAATAATGAAACAGGGTAAGCAATGTGTATATTGTGTGTTGAAATGGGTGTTGCAATTTACAAAAAAAGTCTAATAAAGTCATATATCTAATCGGAAGTCTCTAATTCGCATCTCAATTTTTACAGGATTGTTATTTTCGCTGCAGAAAAGTGGAAATCATGTGTCGCTTGCCAACTGTTTGTGAGAAACGCAATATCCCATATTGCTATACGCCGAGTCGGAAAGACTCGGGAGCAGCAATGGGTGTAAACGAGGCACAGTTACAATGCTAATCCGAGAGCAGCCCTATTATCAAGAACAGTTCGATAAACTAAAAGTGAAAAatcaatgccgtcaacacgaATATACCATTGTGCGAGTTTTTACAACACGATAAATTTTTAAGAGTGTTTCAACCATTTTTCCAATCAAGACATCTTATGGTGttacaatcaattattttgtatttttgttatcaTGCCATATACCTAATTACAATTCACTATTGTTATTCGCCAAGAAGGcgaataatttcattttcatattcgtttttccatttttcaactTCCACTAATTTATGGTCATCACCAACAGCAATAAGAACATTTTTAAGTACATCCATGATGCTGATAGCCTTCTTATAATCATTGCGTTTTTCGGATTGACTGCTCCAAGAGTACATTTAACCCGAAGTACTAAGATCACCCTCAGCTCTTTCGTTAGCATCGCAATCTTGCTCTTCATGGTCGGCCTCGAAAAAGTCACCACCAGAGGCAATATACTGGGTCAATTGCTCGTCGGTATATATTTGCGCTACATCTATGTTGTCTGAGTTGCTTAGCCATTCTTGAACTTCTTCTTCGGTCAGTACGTAGTTTGGATCAACGAGTTGCACTACTTTAGAAAGCAACACGCGGGGGTCACTTGTTGGTGATGAAATTGTGAAATCGTTGAACGAGTTATAGTTTTGATCTTGACTGACACTTAAGAGATTGCGCCAACAGTTAGCAATCGTTTCTGGAGTTATAGTGGCCCACGCATCAGTCGCTAGTTGAATAGCGTCATAAAGGCTAAATGATTTGATAACTTCTGTGACTGGACAATCGCTGTCAGTTTCCAACAGAACACGGCGCAGAAAATTCGATTTGTAgataactaaaaaataaaaataatattcactatcttggactcgaaaatgtaatGACATTGTTACCCTTAAAAGCATTGATGATGCCTTGATCCATAGGCTGCAGAATGCTTGTCACATTTGGAGGAAGATCACCTGAATTTCTGCGTCATCCACTTGAAACTTATCTTTACTGCAATGTGCGGTGCAATTATCTAAAATTAGAAGCGCTTTAGCCGGTCTATTCTGTGCAGCTGCCTTCCGTTTGATTTCAGGAACGAAGACGGAGTAGAACCAATCAGTAAACGTCGCACTAGTTTGCCACGCtttcttatttgaaaaatagtgtaTCCCATCAGGCACGCCTTGCGTTTTAAAGCATCTAGGATTTGCTGCGCGGCCAAGCACTTGTAATGGTAATTTGTGGCTACCACTTGCATTGCTGCAAGGTGTAATTATCAGTCGCTCCTTCAAAGACTTGCGTCCGGGTGCAGTTTTTTCGCTAAAACTAACCAATGACTTTGAAGGCAAGGCCTTTACAACTAATGCCGTCTCATCAGCGTTATAAATATCATCAGCACTATAGTTGTTTGAAGTTATAATCTCCGTCAATTTATTCTTAAACGGTAGAACAGCTCGAATGAATGTTGGCCGATAGTACATCTTCTAAATGTTCATCTAAATATTCTGCTTGCATGTATTCTTCACCAATGTCTACGAAAGTTGAGTCCATTTGCTGTTTTTCTTTTCTAGTtctaacttgtttttcacattctgtttttcgtttgtgctgtgtttgttgatattcgcgttgacggcactgaGCTTCGTTTCACGATTttgggagcgtcaaagatagtaattaattttcaggcggaatggacACGTTTTCaacattaaaataatgaataaaaattaacttatcCGTATCGAATTTGTATTCTTTTGAGATgaaatacacttttttttacaggtggtgaaaaaatctcgaacgaaaattgtgtttgaagacaatttcatattatatataatgaaaagtttcagtcaaaatatcagaaatgtatagacaaacggttaaataagagtcaaaaatacgtgtttaaagtaattaaataacatgatgtagaaattttcattcaaattttaacatttgaaaactggattcgtgccttctaatctgatagagattacactatctAGTTCACACCGCGAAGAatgaagccatgatcaaaatggtgtataccccacgagagtagctgtgacagagtgcgcgtcatgtaggagggcactacctaatcggcactccgctgggaagagaaatcctgcgagggtgattgtgacggggcgcgcgtcaagttggagggcgcttcctaatcggtgcacgtctcgacaggtgagaaatcccgcgagggtgactgtgacgggttgcgcgtcaagttagagggcaattcctaatcggtacacgtctcgacgggtaaatggatgcctgcgaagaggacataagcgcagtggaatgaaaagcgaatagagagaaaaaaatgttgagaaaaagggaaggacaacgttagtcagcgttgaaaactcgaagagtgcatgagcacagccgccccctgaagtagtcgcctagatgtggtcccagggggaataaggcaacgagtagagggcttggtttttgtgggtgcgatccccactcgacgtctgggttaacccttcccagataaggctggtagagcgttccttaattattattattattattaaaaaaaattattattatgattattattaaaaaaaaaaattaattaggttctcaaatggggatcaacatagggtaggagcctgcctgttggtctcaaatgttcctatctcacgcctccacgaagatcatatgacgacatttttagatcgggcgtgaactggaaacacacacctggtcttggctccgagaacgggtgtcgaaagtggctaagtgagggggtgcgagcgagtcagagcgctatatctctcccggggaaggcctcccgggtcatggaggccttgccaacccgctgtctcccgggcacaggagatacacccaataaaatggagctacgatcacgaagagttataagaatgcgatcacccgaggagggtccccgaactggagctggtcctggaacgggcgtaagagcgagcggccagcggctggagggcgatgtgcaagagcgggccaccagccgggttcaacccgaagagctaccgccacacggaaacagcagccatcgacatcacccaagaaacgctgcgcctacgagacgtgttgcgactgccagacgacagtcgtccacacttgtgggtaccactaggcgccggatcatgtggacacacgaaatgaatgaattcgtgatccgcgcctattacatctgcactgctttggagacggacatgagcggtcgccctcgaatactaacaatgttcgaggaagcgtatccagagttcgtcgggaggcttgatcagaacgcgatgaacgcgaggcgtagagcgatagtacgcaacaacatgctctcccaaacgcaaatcgacgagatcaagcagcaggtgcagagagaaataagctccaggaacaccagagcaagcgatgtgtcgagacgaagttcagtacggctgagcaattcattcgcgagtggggcacgcgaatcagcaccagtggaggccacagtactacaaccccctgagccggaagacccacagccagatcaacaactactacgcgatctggtcttccactacgacgaggcgatctcacagttccgcgacacagacccattgtcgcgccccaggatcccgaagttgcagcattcccgcaggctgacaagtgcagtaaagctcttgaacgagcacgttcttccgctgcacttggttgatgctgagaacatggaggagctgcaactgaaagtttactgtgctgctgtggcgaccgccaaaagtttaggataccgtattaggccaagaggcggactgctccaacatctccgtgaaaggcgtgagcctccatggcgaaggagattggagcaacggatcctaaacaagcgcgccgcaattggaagactgatggcgtacaaaagaggcagcagatcggcgaaattatgtcgccaagttgctgtgatcgtgcggcctactgaacttcgccagctgggagctcaccagctgacggaaaaactcgacacactggtacagcaattgagcgtcctaactaaacggctgaaacgttactctgactctgcaaagcgccaggaacaaaatcggatgttcagagataacgaaaaagcgttctacgaccacattagcgacgagaagcccgactaccgcgaaggtttgccagatattagcgatgtgacgaacttctgggctggtatttgggagaccccagtacaacatcgcgacgggcaaatgtggttaagacgggaggaggagagttgtggtgaaattggagagatgccagctatcatcgtcgaagagaacgatgtccgcgaagcctcgcggtacctgaggaactgggcagcaccgggccccgatggtgttcagaacttctggcacaagaagctgaccgtcgcacatcaaaagatagctgagtgcttcaacaaggtgctacgtgacccacacaacctccctgaattcgccacccgtggcgtcaccttcctcctcccgaaagacagcaacacattgaacccatcaaagtacaggccgataacgtgcctatcgagtctgtacaagatattaagcagcatcataaccgccaaagtttctgcccactgcgaacaacaccatatcatcgcagaagagcagaaaggatgcagaaaaaatacgcatggctgcaaagaccaggccatcatcgacgcagccatagtcggccaggcggtttataaccagcggaacctaagcatggcctatatcgattacaggaaggcttatgactccatacctcactcgtttctcgtccgggtattggagctctacaaaattgatcccgtcgtcgttaggttcctgcagcatgcgatgaggcagtggagcacgtctctgcaccttagtgatggggaaaatgtgttgcagtctagaacgctgcagataaagatggggatattccaaggcgactctttcagcccgctttggttttgtctggcactgaaccccctcagtaggacgctcaatagaaacgatcatggctataaaataaggtatggcgacggcgcccacgaagaagtgacccataccttttacatggacgatctcaaggtctacgctgattcacgtcagcgtctaggtgtagctatccgggttgtcgaagaaataagcagggacatctgtatggagttcggcctcgacaagtgtcgctgtgtccacctgctgaaaggacaacttaccgaatccggaggctacgaggtctatgacggcgagtttataagagacatggttcgtggcgaatcctataaatatcttggattccgacagctcaccgggattcgccactccgacatcaagacggagctgcgagacaagttcttgagtcgagtgaactgtgtcctgaggactttcctcaacgcggggaacaaggtacgcgcgataaacacattcgcggttcccctgctgaccttcagttttggtgtagtcaaatggagcaaaactgacctagaggaccttgagaggaggatgaggaaagcattcaaagaggccggaatgcaccatcctcaatcggcactggagagagtttcactaccacgcaaagaagggggacttggaatagtcgacatatctgcactgtgtgttgcccaggtacgacaactgcgcgagtacttcgcaggacgcgccaaccaaaacgcgctataccgggctgtctgcgccgctgacagaggatacagcgctctgcacttggcgcaagcggagtaccaactaaactgcaatctgcagacagtggaggagaagattgcagcttggaagcagaaggcagtgcatggtgcccacccccatcaactggaccggccacacgtcgacaaggccgcatctaatctgtggctaactctcttcagtagtagaagccgacatgatagccatccaggacaggataatgccgacgataaactgcaggcggtacgtctggcatcaagacgttgatgacatttgccggatgtgccatcaaccaggtgaaaacatagagcacattatgggaggctgtcccgttttggccaacgcagcctacaccgagcgccacaacaacgtggcccgtattgttcatcgacaactggcgctccaatgttctctgctggaagacaacgtaccaaactatcggtacctgcctgcacctgtcctggaaaatgaccgtttcaagctgtactgggatcgcactgttctgaccgacctctcgatccaccacaaccgcccagatataatggtttacgacaagagcgaccgcaaagtcaccatcatcgatgtcgctattccactgaaccagaatctggaggagacccacggtcgcaaaatctgcaagtaccgaccattggccgtggagctcaaggaactgtgggggctaagggaggtcccaagaattgttccagtcgttctctctggaactggaattatcccgaagacacttctggaagcgctaaaggtgttgaacatcgagaaggaattggccggcatccaaaagtcggtcatccttagcacctgcgcgattgtccgacaattcctcggtcaggactaaaacagcacgagcatgcagatacgtgcattccgcagagtctagtccccctttggcattcagaagcccgggggcaggtgaaaattctggttaggttcgcctagttaagaagtgagataagtctgccaaaaaaaaaagagagagtagagagagagtagagagtagagatagtctctactagagagagtagagagtttttttttttttttttttttttatagaggtgaggaacgctcttccagccttatctgggaagggataacccagacgtcgagtggggatcgcatccacaaaaaccaagccctctactcgtagcctcattccccccgggaccacatctaggcgactacttcagggggcggctgtgctcatgcacttcacgagttttcaacgctaactagcgttgatccttccctttttctctatacatctcatttacgtttccgttgtactccgccacgcacatccgcagcacaggcttccttttacccgtcgagacgtgtaccgattaggaattgccctccaacttgacgcgcaacccgtcacagtcaccctcgcggggtttctcacctgacgagacgtgaaccgattaggaagcgccctccatcttgacgcgcgccccgtcacagccaccctcgcaggatttctcttcccaacggagcgccgattaggcagtgccctccaacataaagcgcactccgtcacagcaactctcgtgggggtacccaccgatttgatgatgctctcctaggctctcgctccgccgaaacgaccctcgcaatgttcctctctcaatccaccaacaggcattgccagcattttcttgaccctgctctccagattccgcttacccgtcgagacgtgtaccgattaggaattgccctccagcttgacgcgcaacccgtcacagtcaccctcgcggggtttctcacctgtcgagacgtgaaccgattaggaagcgccctccaacttgacgcgcgccccgtcacagccaccctcgcaggatttctctcccaacggagcgccgattaggcagtgccctccaacataacgcgcactccgtcacaacgactctcgtggggtactacactttgcaacagccctcgcatttgttcctcttctatggtcaggggttattactacgctggtcggccctccacttccgatgtagctcggacatgatgtgtatgattacactgttcacagcgttccaggtgccctcgccgcgacacattttctctactatgttcccggaatgaagggcaggcagcccctcgcatCTTGCGGTGAtcctgggacacacaaataccacgtgttctggtgtttcctccacatcttcacactccggacagagtggcgacgttgcgtgcacgaaccggtgcaaatattgcctgaagcagccatgttcagacaggaactgtgtcagatgaaaattcacctccccgtgcttcctgtacAGCCAAGTCGAtggtaccggtatgagcccatacgtccacctgcctttctccgccgtgtcccattcctgctgccacttcaagagtgattctactctcgctgttttccggatacccctgatttcctttcgtctgtagcactctctgtcttccgccagagtgatgccaatagggatcatgccggcgataacgcagactgcctccaacgagatcgtcctatacgcgctcgcaactcgcatcgccatgagccgaaacgtacggtccagttttctacgattccggtgggtttcgagagccgccgaccaggctggtgctccgtaccgcagtatggacgaggatacagcagccaggagacgccttttgctactgcaaggtcctgcgttattcggcattattctcgctatcgcgctaatgga
Protein-coding sequences here:
- the LOC129761226 gene encoding tigger transposable element-derived protein 6-like, with the translated sequence MDQGIINAFKVIYKSNFLRRVLLETDSDCPVTEVIKSFSLYDAIQLATDAWATITPETIANCWRNLLSVSQDQNYNSFNDFTISSPTSDPRVLLSKVVQLVDPNYVLTEEEVQEWLSNSDNIDVAQIYTDEQLTQYIASGGDFFEADHEEQDCDANERAEGDLSTSG